In the genome of Raphanus sativus cultivar WK10039 chromosome 9, ASM80110v3, whole genome shotgun sequence, the window TTTGAGAAAGTATGTGTGTTTCTCCCGGTGGAGGAGAAGTCACGAGAGATGGAAAATGTGGAAGAAGTCGCGAAAACCGAAGAACCGTCCAAAGAAGAAGACACCAAACAGGCCAAGGAAGATGAAATTGCAACCGccgagaaagagaaagaaacagttgaagagaagaaagaagaggtTCTACCCGCAATTATTCCTGTCATTGCCGCTGATGAGGAGAATAAGTCAGCCgtggaagaggagaagaaggaagCAGTGGAAGAGAAGAAGCCAGCCGTGGAAGAGGTGAACAAAGAAGTTGTTGCCGTGGCGCCTGAGGCTGAAACTCCGTCGACCATTGTCACAGCAGCTCCGGTGGTTGAAACTCCGGCAAAGGCTCCCGTGACTCTGGCGGCTGAGCCATAAAAGGTTTAAATATTATTCATGGTACATttctttattcaaaaaaaaaacattgccTGCTTTGTGTggatattattttgttttttaaatctatttattATACATGTGGATATTATATGTATTAATTTGCTTGCTTGAGTTGTATATTTAAAGATCCAACTTTATTTTTTCACCAGTTTtcattaaactaatttttatctttttactcTCTCTGTTCTAACATGTAAAATGTTCTAAAAAAATTTTGAAGTACCaatatataaaatgttgatAATGCACCTgctaaaaatttaattttgtaagtatatttttagttttgctCCGGATTTAAAGTTGTTTCTAGAGGCTAGCttacccaaaaagaaaaattaacgaAGAGGAAGGTAATAATAAGTTAGTAGTTGTCTCAAAGAAgcgttccaaaaaaaaaaaaaaaaaaagttgtctCAAAGATGACGTGATAACCACAATCTCTGTCAAACAGTACTGTGAACTACTGAAAGCTTCTTCACTTAAACATACAGAGTGATTTCCAAACTAGTAGACCTCAACTCCATTGTCTGAAAACAACCACCACGTAACTGATGTGCCACTTCCTTTTATGCTACTATACGTACATGTTTTTAAACTCCCCCCTACATCCTctacttttttatttgtttgtcgTAGCAGATCATCTATAAACCAAGCATCCGCAAATCCGGATATCACTCAAGTACCAGTGTACCACACAAGTTGTCACCTGACACGTAAGTGTGTGATTTTGGAGATACGGAGAAACAAATTTTGCATGGGAAAGGGTCAATTAAGCTTCCTCCATAATAAGTTTCAGCAGATTTATACAGAGATCACAACAagcaaaagagaaagaaaaaaaagggaagctgttattttttttatttaatcataCAGAAGCATGCATAAAAAAAGCTGACTCTCAGATTCTTCGCAGTGAAGCCAACCTCTTTTCAAGCTCATCCACTTCACTTGATTCAGAGCtgcaagttttaaaaaaaattatgcaaagagttttcttaatttttcttcACTAGAATTTATAATGACCAAAACAAATATGAGTTCACAATACCTGTTGCTGTTGGCAGTGGTAGCAGGAGGAGCTGCAGTTTTTGTAGCGATCCGACCTTTTGGAGCTGAAGATAACTGTTTCAAACAAATGAAACagagacatttttttttttttactttttgactAAACctgtgaaaagaaaagaaaaacgagACGATCCCCATTGGGAGAGAAACCTGACCTGAGATGCAACTCCAACACCAATCTCATCAAGAACTTGGTTAGTGAGgtcttctgtttcttcttccgCCTCATCTTTGTCAAGTGTTTCATCAATTGCCTCTGACATCATCTCTATCTGCAACCACACAACAACATCATAAAACAACAAACCAAGTAACATTTGATTGACTGCCTGATAGAAAGAAACTAAAGATCAAAGAGATTTATATATATCCTTTTACCGTCATGTCTAGTTGTGCAGACTGTTTCTGGAAGTCCTTAATCACTTTGGCTTGCTTGGTTGGTGCCATTTGCTGAAAATATAAAGTGCGAATGAAGAAGTTTACAAGTACTGAGCATTA includes:
- the LOC108826316 gene encoding plasma membrane-associated cation-binding protein 1-like → MGYWKSKIVPTMKKLFERSPTNKDVVAEASKTPAFDDSKEAINKEIEEKKTELEPRVLDIYEATSAELKALVREPKEDGLTKHSAEVQKFLEALVEIGFPGSKDACELLSTSSGPVTFIFEKVCVFLPVEEKSREMENVEEVAKTEEPSKEEDTKQAKEDEIATAEKEKETVEEKKEEVLPAIIPVIAADEENKSAVEEEKKEAVEEKKPAVEEVNKEVVAVAPEAETPSTIVTAAPVVETPAKAPVTLAAEP